The Haemophilus parainfluenzae genome window below encodes:
- a CDS encoding major capsid family protein — translation MSLLTYVQNGLTAVSKEISETKYPEIVFPQFVYVDQQTAVGITEKLHYGADEHGSLDDGLITTGTSTLDQVEVGFTPTRSYIVPWAKSVTWSTPELEQGKLLGLALDTAKIMALNKNAQQTLQKVAFLGHAKDTRLTGLLNNKSVEVYNIKGTAANTKVQAMDFDKSVAFFKEMFLAGMEKTKRIEAPNTFAIDSLDLAHLALTQRNNTDTTALEFLTKSLSAAAGREVAIKALPSNFGSRVTSGKTRAMVYVNSKEHVIFDVPMSPTVLAAQQKGLLAYESGLRMAFGGVTFMEPDSALYVDY, via the coding sequence ATGTCATTATTAACTTATGTACAAAACGGATTAACGGCTGTAAGCAAAGAAATTTCAGAAACCAAATATCCTGAAATTGTGTTCCCGCAATTTGTCTATGTTGACCAACAAACAGCTGTAGGTATCACTGAAAAACTTCATTATGGTGCAGATGAGCACGGTTCGCTTGATGATGGTTTAATTACCACTGGCACAAGTACATTAGACCAAGTGGAAGTCGGCTTTACGCCAACTCGCTCTTATATTGTGCCATGGGCTAAATCGGTAACATGGTCAACACCAGAACTTGAGCAAGGCAAATTATTAGGGTTAGCGTTAGATACCGCCAAAATTATGGCGTTAAATAAAAACGCACAACAAACCTTGCAAAAAGTGGCGTTCTTGGGTCATGCCAAAGATACTCGCTTAACTGGTTTGCTAAACAACAAGTCTGTTGAGGTATACAACATCAAAGGCACGGCAGCAAATACGAAAGTCCAAGCGATGGATTTTGACAAATCAGTGGCATTCTTCAAAGAAATGTTCCTCGCAGGTATGGAAAAAACCAAACGCATTGAAGCACCAAACACCTTTGCGATTGATTCGCTTGATTTAGCACATTTAGCGTTAACGCAACGCAATAATACTGACACAACCGCATTAGAGTTCTTAACTAAGAGCCTGTCTGCGGCTGCAGGTCGTGAAGTGGCAATTAAAGCCTTGCCATCAAACTTTGGTTCTCGTGTAACAAGTGGCAAAACTCGTGCAATGGTTTATGTAAACAGCAAAGAGCACGTTATCTTTGATGTGCCAATGTCGCCAACTGTGTTAGCTGCTCAACAAAAAGGCTTATTAGCTTATGAATCTGGCTTACGCATGGCATTTGGTGGCGTAACCTTTATGGAGCCAGATTCCGCACTTTACGTAGATTACTAG
- a CDS encoding DUF4054 domain-containing protein, with product MPTIEDFHERYPEFKEVDGFRIDLFLLDAQQEISQARWGRLFERGVLALAAHLLRLSLWAEKGKGEANRSTASETAGELSVSYAVPTLTGTDADYQLTAYGQEYLRLRKLVGIGVMVA from the coding sequence ATGCCAACAATAGAAGATTTTCATGAACGTTATCCCGAGTTTAAAGAGGTCGATGGTTTTCGCATTGACCTTTTTTTATTGGATGCACAACAAGAAATCAGCCAAGCACGATGGGGGCGACTTTTCGAGCGTGGCGTGTTGGCATTAGCGGCGCATTTACTGCGCCTTTCTCTTTGGGCGGAAAAGGGAAAAGGCGAGGCTAATCGTAGTACTGCAAGTGAAACGGCAGGGGAGTTATCTGTTAGCTATGCCGTGCCAACACTGACAGGCACCGATGCAGATTATCAATTAACAGCGTATGGCCAAGAGTATTTGCGATTACGTAAATTGGTTGGCATTGGGGTAATGGTGGCGTAA
- a CDS encoding LIC_12616 family protein, which produces MDTTTISALDTAKLRKWIQQALQLPNGAVIGGWLPENPLPAFITVDLMTSNEIGQATREFDGKRERIIQSMQSTVSVSCFGRNSLAQCYKLKAIFQSSAFLSFLKSNHWGVIRFSDVRNLTATVGADYEERGQFDVVFSHHHIVDTPLDPIENVEQRTNHLIQQIGG; this is translated from the coding sequence ATGGATACCACAACAATATCGGCGTTAGACACAGCCAAACTGCGAAAGTGGATTCAACAGGCTTTACAGTTACCTAATGGTGCCGTTATTGGTGGCTGGCTCCCTGAAAATCCTTTACCTGCTTTTATTACCGTGGATTTGATGACAAGTAATGAAATCGGGCAGGCCACGAGAGAATTTGACGGTAAGCGTGAGCGTATCATTCAGTCAATGCAAAGCACTGTTAGCGTCTCTTGTTTTGGTCGGAATTCCCTTGCGCAGTGTTACAAGCTAAAAGCCATTTTCCAAAGTTCGGCGTTTCTTTCTTTTCTAAAATCAAATCACTGGGGCGTGATTCGTTTTTCAGATGTCCGCAATTTAACGGCTACCGTTGGGGCAGATTATGAAGAACGAGGGCAGTTTGATGTTGTATTTAGCCATCATCACATTGTTGATACACCTCTAGATCCGATAGAAAACGTTGAACAACGCACAAACCATTTAATTCAACAAATAGGAGGATAG
- a CDS encoding DUF3383 domain-containing protein produces the protein MALSISQIVNVQLNTVPKSAARKSFGIVALFTPEAGQAFADASTRYVYVENQRDVEQLFGTNSETAKAAQPFFAQSPRAKQLIIARWQKEPATIDATKNTLSGATLSDDLERFKTVVNGRFTLTIGTETKKVNGLSFADASDFNAIAVKIQEKLTALPSSLSISYDSVGQRFIITSNNAGEDTATEIHYAFNSGGNGEYIGSLLKLENGQASRKVGKASISLKKETVAEALFNVAEVNNAWYGFTFAAQLTDGEVESAAKYAQANTKMFGANVIRVEQLEWSADNIYKKLYDAGLDHTLAMFDKNDMYPASSALARLLSTNFAANNSTLTLKFKQQPTITADEITATEFSKAKRLGINVYTYFDDVAMIAEGTVMGGKFADEIVILDWFTDAVQKEVFARLYKSPTKIPLTDKGQAVLIAAVEKVCLEGVNNGAFAPGQWTGDSFGNLTTGDYLEKGYYVWAAPMDTLSDSDREQRRATPIQTAVKLAGAIHSSDVIVNYNR, from the coding sequence ATGGCATTATCTATCTCGCAGATTGTCAATGTGCAGTTAAATACTGTGCCAAAATCTGCCGCGCGTAAATCATTCGGTATAGTAGCATTGTTCACGCCAGAGGCAGGACAAGCATTTGCTGATGCGAGTACGCGTTATGTTTATGTCGAAAATCAACGTGATGTAGAACAGTTGTTCGGCACAAATTCAGAAACAGCAAAAGCAGCACAGCCATTTTTTGCTCAAAGCCCTCGTGCAAAACAATTAATTATTGCGCGCTGGCAAAAAGAACCCGCAACCATTGATGCAACCAAAAACACATTAAGCGGTGCAACCTTATCGGATGATTTAGAGCGTTTTAAAACGGTTGTAAATGGTCGATTCACTCTGACTATTGGCACTGAAACCAAGAAAGTAAATGGGCTATCTTTTGCTGATGCATCAGATTTCAATGCGATTGCAGTTAAAATCCAAGAGAAATTGACAGCACTTCCTTCATCTTTATCTATCTCTTACGATAGCGTAGGACAACGTTTTATCATCACATCTAACAACGCTGGAGAAGATACAGCGACCGAAATCCATTACGCCTTTAATAGTGGTGGTAACGGTGAGTATATTGGCTCATTGCTTAAATTAGAAAATGGCCAAGCAAGCCGAAAAGTAGGCAAGGCATCAATTTCTTTGAAAAAAGAAACCGTTGCAGAGGCATTATTTAACGTAGCCGAAGTGAATAATGCGTGGTATGGCTTTACGTTTGCTGCACAGCTTACTGATGGTGAAGTGGAATCTGCTGCAAAATACGCGCAAGCTAATACCAAAATGTTTGGTGCGAATGTTATTCGCGTTGAACAGCTTGAATGGTCTGCTGATAACATCTATAAGAAATTATATGATGCAGGTTTAGATCACACATTAGCGATGTTCGATAAAAACGATATGTACCCAGCATCTTCCGCATTGGCTCGTTTATTATCAACGAACTTTGCGGCAAATAATTCAACCTTAACGCTTAAATTCAAGCAACAACCAACTATTACAGCAGATGAAATTACGGCAACGGAGTTCTCTAAGGCTAAACGCTTAGGCATCAACGTGTACACCTATTTTGATGATGTAGCGATGATTGCTGAAGGTACAGTGATGGGCGGTAAATTTGCGGATGAAATCGTTATCTTAGACTGGTTTACCGATGCTGTGCAAAAAGAGGTATTTGCTCGCTTGTATAAATCACCGACAAAAATCCCATTAACAGACAAAGGCCAAGCGGTATTAATTGCTGCCGTGGAGAAAGTTTGTTTAGAGGGTGTAAACAATGGTGCTTTCGCACCAGGTCAATGGACGGGCGATAGCTTTGGTAACTTGACGACAGGTGATTATCTTGAGAAAGGTTACTATGTATGGGCGGCACCAATGGATACGCTATCTGATAGCGACCGTGAGCAACGCCGTGCAACGCCAATTCAAACCGCAGTGAAATTAGCAGGCGCAATTCATTCAAGCGATGTGATTGTGAACTATAACCGATAA
- a CDS encoding phage structural protein: MAVFDPKQVVVLLDGKEISDWADGSDVINATNQVDAGQMVIGANGTGVFIANPDQSGKLTLKIKQHSEDNAYLSKLFNQQKTSIKTYLPITLAIRDLINDDVVTASKGYFTTPAPYVRGNGHNATTWTIVFEKMTMNLEKGVQ; this comes from the coding sequence ATGGCAGTTTTCGATCCAAAACAAGTTGTCGTGTTATTAGACGGCAAAGAAATAAGTGACTGGGCAGACGGATCAGATGTGATTAATGCGACCAACCAAGTTGATGCGGGGCAAATGGTTATTGGTGCAAATGGCACAGGCGTATTTATCGCAAACCCTGACCAATCAGGCAAATTAACCCTAAAAATTAAACAACATTCTGAGGATAACGCCTATTTATCTAAGTTGTTTAATCAACAAAAAACCAGTATTAAAACCTATTTACCGATAACTCTCGCTATCCGCGATTTAATCAATGATGATGTTGTCACGGCAAGTAAAGGGTATTTCACCACGCCTGCGCCTTACGTGCGTGGGAATGGACACAATGCGACAACCTGGACGATTGTGTTTGAGAAAATGACGATGAATCTTGAAAAAGGTGTTCAATAA
- a CDS encoding phage tail assembly chaperone: protein MESKQINIENVTYTMTPANAMTAWTALKNAMKLLQSVDLSSLGNNKKLGASVLTTVLANLGDPSIKELEDIVLKHTSCEQDGKLYRLSERFDSHFNQHRGHLIPVLKEGLMYQFADFFIGGGGLLSNIQANLKAKK from the coding sequence ATGGAAAGTAAACAAATCAATATTGAAAATGTCACTTATACGATGACGCCAGCTAATGCGATGACAGCATGGACTGCACTCAAAAATGCAATGAAATTATTGCAATCAGTCGATTTATCATCATTAGGTAACAATAAAAAACTCGGTGCAAGCGTATTGACGACTGTATTGGCGAATTTAGGCGACCCAAGCATTAAAGAGCTTGAGGATATTGTGCTTAAACATACCTCATGTGAGCAAGATGGCAAACTATACCGACTGTCTGAACGTTTTGATAGTCATTTTAACCAACACCGTGGGCATTTAATCCCAGTATTAAAAGAAGGGTTGATGTATCAATTTGCTGATTTTTTTATCGGTGGGGGCGGATTGCTGAGCAATATTCAAGCCAATCTAAAAGCGAAGAAATAA
- a CDS encoding tail length tape measure protein, with the protein MLLDELLIKIGIDADSQAMQQFERFLNAIGDGTEDAAESLGAFGQALEDAANEAAKQVRDMPEFSEFFASLEKLQAETENLSEDEALDAWVQKLIEGDKLLSEFGESFLENTEQLSKELQEAGLSAEQVEKVIGKLKSAIEQKTDATEKDTKAVEDNAKSTENLSDNIIDLWATQYGAVGLLNKFELLGITINKTTLKVAAFGAAFYAATIGVKNFVDANLDALDEIKQLSAVTGESADQIYNLGKVAEVNGSSAQAAQSSIEGLSRVIGEAATGIGRGAKSFEQYGLSAKKANGDVKTSSEMLGEISDKMKAMGEQEQIAMLAKLGIDGSMIQTLRLGNDELKEQIALASALTLGVGNAENAETAAAFKDALTQVSQVFKAIGEYVSLRVAPSIQRLAERFTKWFTENNEFIKTALNGFGKILSFLFELAAAIDNVVEHTVGWKTVIYALGAALLWLSRRMLLAFATNPVTLIIAGVAALFLLVDDFITYLEGGETALGEFWKPFKSALLWVKSTWKDFVDNFSVDPIGATLSLITDMLELPFKLGLALVGGLWNLFTGEQLDLDVIETKFAQVTDWIKKPFQSAFDWVKGYYDQYIAPIVDTIKGWFSDSGEKVGTASQNAKAYDTMMFDPSYTAAPQVAAAGVNNKTSNADNSVKNSNNKITITQNIQGTDNPKAVADQSARAINNQLSPVVG; encoded by the coding sequence ATGCTACTCGATGAACTACTGATTAAAATCGGCATTGATGCGGATAGCCAAGCAATGCAACAGTTTGAGCGATTCCTCAATGCAATTGGAGACGGCACTGAAGACGCAGCAGAAAGTTTAGGTGCCTTTGGTCAAGCGTTGGAAGATGCCGCTAACGAGGCCGCTAAACAAGTCAGAGACATGCCTGAGTTCAGCGAGTTTTTTGCATCGCTTGAAAAACTACAAGCTGAAACAGAAAATCTTTCTGAAGATGAAGCCTTAGATGCGTGGGTGCAGAAACTTATCGAAGGGGATAAGCTCTTATCTGAGTTTGGTGAGAGCTTTCTTGAAAACACTGAACAGCTCTCGAAAGAGTTACAAGAAGCGGGGTTAAGTGCCGAGCAGGTTGAGAAAGTTATTGGCAAACTCAAATCTGCGATTGAGCAAAAAACCGATGCTACCGAAAAAGATACAAAAGCCGTAGAAGATAACGCCAAAAGCACAGAAAATTTATCTGACAATATCATTGACTTGTGGGCGACCCAATATGGTGCAGTCGGCTTATTGAATAAATTCGAATTACTTGGCATTACCATCAATAAAACCACTCTTAAAGTTGCGGCATTTGGTGCAGCTTTCTACGCTGCCACAATCGGAGTGAAGAATTTTGTTGATGCTAATCTTGATGCACTCGATGAAATTAAACAACTCTCAGCTGTCACGGGCGAATCAGCCGACCAAATTTACAACTTAGGTAAGGTTGCAGAGGTCAATGGCTCATCCGCACAGGCTGCCCAATCGTCTATTGAAGGATTGTCTCGTGTTATAGGTGAGGCAGCAACAGGTATCGGTCGAGGGGCTAAATCATTTGAGCAATATGGACTAAGCGCCAAAAAAGCGAATGGGGATGTTAAAACCTCAAGCGAAATGCTAGGTGAAATCTCGGACAAGATGAAAGCAATGGGCGAGCAAGAGCAAATTGCGATGCTTGCGAAACTCGGCATTGATGGTTCGATGATTCAAACCTTGCGTCTTGGTAATGATGAGCTGAAAGAACAAATCGCCCTTGCAAGCGCACTTACACTTGGGGTGGGTAACGCAGAAAATGCAGAAACTGCCGCCGCTTTTAAAGATGCGTTGACGCAGGTTTCTCAAGTATTTAAGGCTATTGGTGAATATGTATCACTCCGTGTCGCGCCATCCATTCAGCGATTAGCCGAGCGGTTTACAAAATGGTTTACCGAGAATAATGAGTTTATCAAGACCGCACTCAACGGCTTTGGCAAAATACTGTCATTTTTATTTGAGTTAGCCGCGGCCATTGATAATGTTGTTGAACATACTGTTGGTTGGAAAACTGTAATCTATGCATTAGGTGCAGCGTTATTGTGGTTAAGTCGACGGATGTTATTAGCTTTTGCGACCAACCCTGTCACATTGATTATAGCGGGCGTTGCAGCCTTGTTTTTACTTGTTGATGACTTTATCACTTATCTTGAAGGCGGAGAAACGGCATTAGGTGAATTTTGGAAGCCATTTAAGAGCGCACTTTTATGGGTAAAATCCACGTGGAAAGATTTTGTTGATAACTTTAGTGTCGATCCAATTGGTGCAACATTATCCCTCATCACAGATATGCTTGAGTTACCGTTTAAGCTTGGGCTCGCGCTTGTTGGTGGTTTGTGGAATTTATTTACTGGCGAACAGTTAGATTTGGATGTTATCGAGACCAAGTTCGCCCAAGTCACCGACTGGATTAAAAAGCCATTCCAAAGTGCATTTGATTGGGTTAAGGGCTATTACGACCAATATATCGCACCGATTGTTGATACAATAAAAGGGTGGTTTAGTGATAGTGGCGAAAAGGTGGGAACAGCAAGTCAAAATGCGAAAGCCTATGACACGATGATGTTTGACCCATCTTACACAGCGGCTCCTCAAGTTGCTGCGGCAGGAGTCAATAATAAAACTTCAAATGCGGATAACAGTGTCAAAAACAGCAATAACAAAATCACCATTACGCAAAATATCCAAGGCACGGACAATCCAAAAGCAGTGGCAGACCAATCGGCTCGCGCGATCAATAATCAACTTTCACCTGTTGTGGGGTAG
- a CDS encoding phage baseplate protein, translating into MVDHDHSTFGLDLPFIGNIRGGIDFLNNFPLPVKVITQTSQTIARAGRAISQVAGAYSQAKSILNQARTIAPFLPDFGLGGLLDSSAGDSRVQKCYADLVACQKSGETIDIQTGINLYKNMLIQSVAVNQSQDGSATFTITAREIFIVETQTAQSKSKTGVSGKSKSGRAATQSATKSQQGSTQPKNDTPKRTSSLFNLFKWW; encoded by the coding sequence ATGGTTGATCACGACCATTCGACTTTTGGTTTAGACCTTCCGTTTATCGGCAATATTCGTGGCGGGATAGACTTTCTTAACAACTTTCCTCTGCCAGTTAAGGTTATCACTCAAACATCGCAAACTATCGCAAGAGCGGGGAGAGCGATTAGCCAAGTTGCAGGTGCGTATAGTCAAGCGAAGAGCATTCTTAATCAAGCGCGAACCATTGCCCCTTTTTTGCCTGACTTTGGGCTAGGCGGATTGCTAGATAGCAGTGCAGGGGATAGCAGAGTGCAAAAATGCTATGCCGACCTTGTTGCTTGCCAGAAATCAGGGGAAACCATTGATATACAGACAGGGATTAACTTGTACAAAAACATGCTAATCCAATCTGTAGCGGTCAATCAGTCACAAGATGGCAGTGCAACATTTACCATAACGGCTCGTGAGATATTTATTGTTGAGACGCAAACAGCTCAATCTAAATCTAAGACAGGGGTATCGGGTAAAAGTAAAAGCGGTCGAGCAGCGACTCAATCAGCAACAAAATCACAGCAAGGTTCTACTCAACCAAAGAACGATACACCTAAAAGAACCTCTTCGCTTTTCAATCTTTTTAAATGGTGGTGA
- a CDS encoding phage baseplate plug protein gives MRKIPLTQHPYQEQTFEFNGIKIRLTLRFNSIGQFWAMDVFEPVNQKQICRGHALACGVPLLARSTQPYFFYLDDESGAELDPMSMEDLGTRCFLYIGEKAS, from the coding sequence ATGCGTAAAATTCCATTAACACAACATCCTTATCAGGAGCAAACTTTTGAATTTAACGGCATAAAAATCCGCTTAACCTTGCGATTTAATAGTATTGGACAGTTTTGGGCAATGGATGTATTTGAGCCAGTAAATCAAAAACAGATTTGTCGAGGTCATGCGCTCGCGTGCGGAGTGCCATTATTGGCTCGCAGTACGCAGCCTTATTTCTTCTATTTGGACGATGAAAGTGGTGCTGAATTAGACCCAATGAGTATGGAAGATTTGGGCACTCGATGCTTTTTGTATATAGGCGAAAAGGCATCGTAA
- a CDS encoding helix-turn-helix domain-containing protein, whose product MKVKPISYKQVKETLLQDEETKALYLQEKRIEELQSLLQEMRIRAGLTISQVAEKMGVTQPAISKLEKNASRASFLTLQRYAHACGAELRVGVI is encoded by the coding sequence ATGAAAGTTAAACCGATAAGTTACAAACAAGTAAAAGAGACCTTACTTCAAGACGAAGAAACTAAAGCACTTTATTTGCAAGAAAAACGTATTGAGGAACTGCAATCACTACTCCAAGAAATGCGTATTCGTGCAGGTCTCACTATTTCTCAAGTTGCCGAAAAAATGGGTGTAACTCAACCGGCAATCAGCAAATTAGAAAAGAATGCCAGTCGGGCTTCATTTCTAACACTACAACGCTATGCGCATGCTTGCGGTGCCGAATTGCGTGTCGGTGTCATTTAA
- a CDS encoding type II toxin-antitoxin system RelE/ParE family toxin, with the protein MFELLFHPEAFAEIEALSPIMRAKALNALDKLETLGSELRFPHTRAMGNGLFELRAGNKDISRTFFAFAIGKKIYILRTFVKKTQKTPPSEIELALKRLGEMTDES; encoded by the coding sequence ATGTTCGAGTTATTATTTCACCCTGAAGCATTCGCTGAAATTGAAGCCTTATCTCCAATAATGCGAGCTAAAGCGTTAAATGCTCTGGATAAGTTAGAAACATTAGGCAGTGAGCTTCGTTTCCCGCATACGCGCGCAATGGGTAATGGTTTATTTGAACTGCGCGCTGGCAATAAAGATATTTCGCGCACCTTTTTTGCTTTTGCCATAGGGAAGAAAATTTACATCCTGCGCACTTTTGTTAAGAAAACACAGAAAACCCCACCGTCAGAAATTGAATTAGCTTTAAAACGTTTAGGAGAAATGACCGATGAAAGTTAA